A region of Lacinutrix sp. Hel_I_90 DNA encodes the following proteins:
- a CDS encoding glycosyl hydrolase 108 family protein: MDLRFYKEIAGRYHREFKLFRDSFFPIVMKWEGGGKLHNVKGDSGGWTVWGVAYNYNKRLFTDFNDFKDTTQEEASYIAFVKYYLAAKAELMPREAKLYYFDMAYNMGTNRAIKIMQKCAGVKQDGIIGVITESKMQNVTECCLMMERNSFYNRLAEKAYRYKKFLKGWLNRSKSIYDFQY; encoded by the coding sequence ATGGACTTAAGATTTTACAAAGAAATAGCAGGAAGGTATCACAGAGAATTTAAACTATTTAGAGATAGTTTTTTCCCGATTGTTATGAAGTGGGAAGGTGGCGGAAAATTACACAATGTAAAAGGTGATTCTGGTGGGTGGACTGTTTGGGGTGTTGCATACAATTACAATAAGCGACTGTTTACAGATTTTAACGACTTTAAAGACACTACACAAGAGGAAGCTAGTTATATCGCATTTGTTAAGTATTACTTAGCGGCTAAAGCCGAGTTAATGCCAAGAGAAGCAAAGCTATATTATTTTGATATGGCTTATAACATGGGTACAAATAGAGCGATTAAGATAATGCAAAAATGCGCAGGCGTTAAACAAGATGGAATAATTGGAGTTATAACAGAATCGAAAATGCAAAACGTCACCGAGTGTTGTTTAATGATGGAAAGGAATAGTTTTTATAACCGATTAGCCGAAAAAGCATATAGATATAAGAAATTTTTAAAAGGTTGGTTAAATCGTAGTAAATCAATTTATGACTTTCAGTATTAA